Proteins from a genomic interval of Nitrospina gracilis Nb-211:
- the hutI gene encoding imidazolonepropionase, with protein MTETLCFRNIGQLIQADATSQPGVRVRKNCALVVKGGRIDRVLKDSEVKASAKYEKVIDVNGCAVVPGFVDCHTHLVYGGERKDEMVDRMSGVSYLEILGKGGGIHDTVRATRQASEATLFDQARARMKRMMALGTTAFEIKSGYGLDLDTETKMLRVGQRLRKALKAPVTLTYLGAHAIPPEVKRKPYVEFVLENLPRFRGLADGVDIFCEKNVFTVADLRLIFLQAKLLGFDLRAHVEELSHQGGSYEAARLGALSCDHLEYATPKDIQAMHAAGTVAVLMPGVTLFLGGTKQPLVHSMLDAKVTLALATDCNPGSCPTYNMQTVIYLAANLYRITPGQALAAATYGAAKALGHHRLYGGLLPGQRADFNILKTGDYRDLVYYFGENFVDQTYLAGKRVTGGKEPAGF; from the coding sequence ATGACCGAAACGCTGTGCTTTCGCAACATCGGGCAGTTGATCCAGGCCGACGCCACGTCCCAGCCCGGCGTGCGTGTGCGCAAGAACTGCGCGCTGGTGGTGAAGGGTGGGCGGATTGATAGAGTCCTGAAAGACTCGGAGGTCAAGGCGTCGGCGAAGTACGAAAAGGTAATCGATGTGAACGGCTGTGCGGTGGTGCCGGGGTTCGTCGATTGCCACACGCATCTGGTGTATGGCGGCGAGCGCAAGGACGAGATGGTGGACCGCATGAGCGGCGTTTCGTATCTCGAAATTCTGGGCAAGGGCGGCGGCATCCACGACACCGTGCGCGCCACCCGGCAGGCGTCCGAGGCGACGCTGTTCGATCAGGCCCGGGCCCGTATGAAACGCATGATGGCTTTGGGCACCACGGCGTTCGAGATCAAATCCGGCTATGGTCTCGACCTCGACACGGAAACGAAGATGCTGAGAGTCGGCCAACGCCTGCGCAAGGCATTGAAAGCGCCGGTGACGCTCACTTACCTTGGCGCGCACGCCATCCCGCCTGAGGTGAAACGCAAGCCGTACGTTGAGTTCGTGCTGGAGAACCTGCCCAGGTTCCGCGGCCTCGCCGACGGCGTCGACATCTTCTGCGAGAAGAACGTGTTCACCGTCGCCGACCTGCGCCTCATTTTCCTGCAGGCAAAACTGCTGGGATTCGACCTGCGCGCGCACGTGGAGGAGTTGTCGCACCAGGGTGGGTCTTACGAGGCGGCCCGGCTGGGGGCGCTGTCGTGCGATCATCTGGAGTATGCCACGCCAAAGGACATCCAGGCCATGCACGCCGCGGGCACCGTGGCGGTGCTGATGCCCGGCGTCACGCTGTTTCTGGGCGGCACCAAGCAACCGCTGGTGCACAGCATGCTGGATGCCAAAGTAACGCTGGCGCTGGCCACCGACTGCAACCCCGGCAGTTGTCCCACCTATAACATGCAGACGGTGATTTACCTCGCGGCGAACCTGTACCGCATCACGCCGGGGCAGGCCCTGGCGGCGGCGACCTACGGCGCGGCGAAGGCCCTGGGCCATCATCGACTGTACGGCGGACTCCTGCCCGGCCAACGCGCCGATTTCAACATCCTCAAGACCGGCGACTACCGCGACCTCGTCTATTACTTCGGCGAGAACTTCGTCGATCAAACCTACCTCGCCGGCAAACGCGTCACCGGCGGCAAGGAACCCGCGGGGTTTTAA
- the hutU gene encoding urocanate hydratase, which translates to MNRQRGSPIRPAESKPSSERPLYSELAPKKAPRAPTSLTLRCCDWDAEAALRMLMNNLDDRVALDWKQLIVYGGTGRAARNWKEYHRLVAELKRLKKDETLCVQSGKPVYIARTHPDAPRVIIANSNLVPRWATDEHFDHLDRLGLMMYGQMTAGSWIYIGTQGILQGTYETFGACGKIDFNQSSLKGKWIFTAGLGNMGAAQPLAGTMNDASVLVAEVNPAQVERRLKEGYLDCTAKNLNEALSIIERSVKEGQALSVGLVANGATVARQLAEGRRLPDIVTDQTSAHNLMTYVPEGGDYASLMKLRDGDPDTYRKLSLETAVKHCQAMIDLQAKGCIVFDYGNNLRGQAELGGLTVRDADGTFLYPGFVPAYIRPLFCEGQGPFRWALLSGKKKDLHTVDQAVLDTFPEKKALERWITKAQKQVPVLGLPTRVCWLGYGERAKMGAVMNQLVKKKKVAAPIVIGRDHLDCGSVASPNRETEGMKDGSDAVADWPLLNFAVNAVSGASWVSFHHGGGVGMGNSLHAGMVIVADGTKKKGDRLDRVLTHDPGLGVARHVDAGYDEAKRIAKKRKVHLPKP; encoded by the coding sequence ATGAACCGGCAACGCGGCTCACCTATAAGACCTGCTGAATCGAAACCCTCCTCCGAACGCCCGCTTTACAGCGAACTGGCTCCGAAAAAAGCGCCGCGCGCCCCCACCTCGCTCACACTCCGCTGTTGCGACTGGGACGCCGAAGCGGCGCTCCGCATGCTGATGAACAACCTCGACGACCGCGTCGCCCTCGACTGGAAGCAGTTGATCGTGTACGGCGGCACCGGCAGGGCGGCGCGCAACTGGAAGGAATACCACCGCCTCGTCGCCGAACTCAAACGCCTGAAGAAAGACGAGACGCTGTGCGTGCAGTCGGGGAAACCCGTTTACATTGCGCGCACGCACCCGGACGCACCGCGCGTCATCATCGCCAACTCCAACCTCGTTCCGCGCTGGGCCACCGACGAGCACTTCGATCACCTCGACCGCCTCGGCCTCATGATGTATGGCCAGATGACGGCGGGAAGCTGGATCTACATCGGCACGCAGGGCATCCTGCAGGGCACCTACGAAACCTTCGGCGCCTGCGGCAAGATCGATTTCAACCAGTCGAGCTTGAAGGGCAAATGGATTTTCACCGCCGGTCTTGGCAACATGGGTGCGGCGCAACCCTTGGCGGGCACGATGAACGACGCCTCGGTGCTGGTGGCGGAGGTCAACCCCGCCCAGGTGGAACGTCGATTGAAGGAGGGTTACCTCGACTGCACCGCCAAAAACCTCAACGAGGCATTGAGCATCATCGAGCGGTCGGTGAAAGAGGGCCAGGCCCTCAGCGTCGGGCTCGTCGCCAACGGCGCGACGGTGGCGCGCCAACTCGCCGAAGGCAGACGCCTGCCGGACATCGTCACCGACCAGACCTCGGCCCACAACCTCATGACCTACGTGCCCGAAGGCGGTGACTACGCCTCGCTCATGAAACTGCGCGACGGCGATCCCGACACCTACCGCAAGCTTTCATTGGAAACCGCGGTCAAACACTGCCAGGCGATGATCGACCTGCAAGCGAAAGGGTGCATCGTGTTCGACTACGGCAACAACCTGCGCGGGCAGGCGGAGCTGGGCGGACTCACCGTGCGCGATGCCGACGGCACGTTCCTCTACCCCGGTTTCGTTCCGGCGTACATCCGGCCGTTGTTCTGCGAGGGACAGGGTCCGTTCCGCTGGGCCCTGCTTTCCGGTAAGAAAAAAGATTTGCACACCGTGGACCAGGCGGTGCTCGACACGTTTCCGGAAAAGAAAGCGTTGGAGCGCTGGATCACCAAAGCGCAGAAGCAGGTGCCGGTGCTGGGCCTGCCGACGCGCGTGTGCTGGCTGGGTTACGGCGAGCGCGCGAAGATGGGGGCGGTGATGAATCAACTGGTTAAAAAGAAAAAGGTGGCCGCGCCCATCGTCATCGGCCGCGACCACCTCGACTGCGGCAGTGTCGCCTCGCCCAACCGCGAAACCGAAGGCATGAAAGACGGCAGTGACGCCGTGGCCGACTGGCCGCTTTTGAACTTCGCGGTCAACGCGGTGTCGGGCGCAAGCTGGGTCAGCTTCCACCACGGCGGCGGCGTGGGCATGGGCAACAGCCTGCACGCGGGGATGGTGATCGTCGCCGACGGCACGAAGAAGAAGGGCGACCGACTCGACCGCGTGCTCACGCACGATCCGGGTCTCGGCGTGGCGCGCCATGTCGATGCCGGGTACGACGAGGCGAAACGCATCGCCAAAAAACGCAAAGTGCATCTTCCCAAACCGTAA
- a CDS encoding formimidoylglutamase, whose amino-acid sequence MKDDPRLADIIHPGTDGNVVLLGFPYDEGVARNGGRPGARLGPEKMRAWLRRFGTVYNPELGIDLAPLRISDAGDIDPGLPLEQAHAALIAKVKDILQAGGTPFVVGGGNDQSWPNAQALLDVHESRPVGAINVDAHLDVRPLIDGKVHSGSPFRLLLEDARFSGEHFIEFATQGSQSAKEHVEYVCRRDGHIHWLSEIYMNDDALGWFSAALGRVAWNCDAVFVSFDLDSVRMADAPGVSAPSVMGLRGSEALEIARIAGQNPKVQLFDLSEYNPEIEEERTGRLAASMFYYFCLGVASRKEA is encoded by the coding sequence ATGAAGGACGATCCGAGGTTGGCGGATATCATTCATCCGGGAACGGATGGAAACGTGGTCCTGCTGGGCTTCCCCTACGATGAAGGGGTGGCGAGGAACGGCGGGCGTCCCGGCGCGCGGTTGGGTCCGGAAAAAATGCGGGCCTGGCTCCGTCGTTTCGGCACCGTTTACAACCCCGAGTTGGGGATCGATCTGGCCCCCCTGCGCATCAGCGATGCGGGCGACATCGACCCCGGTCTGCCCCTGGAGCAGGCCCACGCCGCCCTGATAGCCAAAGTGAAAGACATTTTGCAGGCGGGTGGCACTCCCTTCGTGGTGGGCGGCGGCAACGATCAGTCGTGGCCGAACGCGCAGGCTCTCTTGGACGTCCACGAAAGCCGCCCGGTGGGGGCCATCAACGTGGACGCGCATCTGGACGTGCGGCCGCTCATCGACGGCAAGGTGCACAGCGGTTCGCCGTTCCGCCTTCTTCTGGAGGATGCCCGCTTCTCCGGCGAGCACTTCATTGAATTCGCCACGCAGGGAAGCCAGTCCGCAAAAGAGCATGTGGAGTATGTTTGCCGCAGGGATGGACACATCCACTGGTTGTCTGAGATCTACATGAACGACGACGCGCTGGGCTGGTTCAGCGCCGCACTCGGACGCGTGGCCTGGAACTGCGACGCGGTGTTCGTGAGTTTCGACCTCGACTCGGTACGCATGGCGGATGCGCCCGGCGTGTCCGCGCCGTCGGTCATGGGCCTGCGCGGGAGCGAGGCGCTGGAGATCGCGCGCATCGCCGGGCAGAACCCGAAAGTCCAATTGTTCGACCTCTCGGAGTACAACCCGGAGATAGAGGAAGAACGCACCGGACGACTGGCGGCGTCGATGTTCTACTACTTCTGCCTGGGGGTGGCATCCCGAAAGGAGGCATGA
- a CDS encoding peptide ABC transporter substrate-binding protein, with protein MNFVPAHMALRRGLLMACLLAVGLLAGPGCSNSSDAGGEEKILRLAIHSEPPTLDWSLATDNVSFDVLTNIMEGLTQYNENLEPVPAIAHRWEFSDDGTTLTYHLREDVFWTDGKPVTAHDFEYAWKRLLNPATAAEYAYFLFDVKNAYAYNSGKLKDPGQVGVRALSDTVLEVKLERPVIYFPSITTFMVTFPMRQDIVERYGDHWTDPEHIVTNGPFTLHEWQHEYKLILKANDRFYEGRPAVDRVVLYVVREPTTELTLYETGELEMVELPPVAIPHYKSSPEYRNLPLLRGYYYGFNVKKAPFDDPTVRRALAHAIDRSQIPVILKGGELPTASWIPKGIFGYNPDIGPHFDPEKARRLLASAGYPGGKGFPPFAIAYNTDATNKLIAEFVQAQWRKHLSLDVLLESMEWKVFLSKLRLDAPPVYRLGWGADFPDPDNFMNLFTSTSGNNHLNWGNDEYDRLIRQGAAERDPQKRRAIYDAAQKILTETDAPLISLFGLTHNVLVKPYVKGLHLNAMELLYLKHVRLEKDAA; from the coding sequence ATGAACTTTGTACCGGCGCACATGGCCCTTCGGCGGGGCCTTTTGATGGCATGCCTGCTGGCGGTGGGCCTGCTTGCGGGCCCCGGCTGTTCCAACTCGTCAGACGCGGGCGGGGAGGAAAAAATCCTGCGTCTCGCCATCCATTCGGAGCCGCCCACGCTCGACTGGTCGCTCGCCACCGACAACGTGTCCTTCGATGTGTTGACCAACATCATGGAAGGCCTCACTCAGTACAACGAAAACCTGGAGCCGGTGCCGGCCATTGCTCACCGCTGGGAGTTTTCGGACGACGGCACCACCCTCACCTACCACCTGCGCGAGGATGTCTTCTGGACCGATGGCAAGCCCGTCACCGCGCACGATTTCGAATACGCGTGGAAACGTCTGCTGAACCCCGCCACCGCCGCCGAGTACGCCTACTTCCTGTTCGACGTGAAAAACGCCTATGCCTACAACTCCGGCAAGCTGAAGGACCCGGGTCAGGTCGGCGTGCGTGCGCTTTCGGACACGGTGCTGGAAGTGAAACTGGAGCGCCCGGTCATTTACTTCCCCAGCATCACGACCTTCATGGTGACCTTTCCCATGCGCCAGGACATCGTCGAGCGCTACGGCGACCACTGGACCGATCCGGAACACATCGTCACCAACGGGCCGTTCACACTCCACGAATGGCAACACGAATACAAACTGATCCTGAAAGCAAACGACCGTTTTTATGAAGGACGGCCGGCGGTGGACCGCGTCGTGCTCTACGTCGTGCGCGAACCGACGACGGAGCTGACACTCTATGAGACGGGGGAGCTGGAAATGGTGGAACTGCCGCCGGTGGCCATCCCGCATTACAAGAGCAGTCCCGAGTACCGCAACCTGCCGCTCCTGCGCGGGTATTATTACGGCTTCAATGTGAAGAAAGCGCCGTTCGATGATCCCACCGTGCGGCGCGCCCTGGCCCACGCCATTGACCGCTCGCAGATTCCGGTGATCCTGAAAGGCGGTGAGTTGCCGACGGCGTCGTGGATTCCGAAAGGCATATTCGGCTACAACCCGGATATCGGCCCGCATTTCGATCCTGAAAAAGCGCGTCGCCTGCTGGCTTCCGCAGGCTATCCGGGAGGGAAGGGCTTTCCGCCGTTCGCCATCGCCTACAACACCGACGCCACCAACAAACTCATCGCCGAGTTCGTGCAGGCGCAATGGAGGAAGCATCTGTCACTGGACGTGTTGTTGGAGAGCATGGAGTGGAAGGTGTTCTTGAGCAAGCTCCGGCTGGACGCGCCGCCGGTGTACCGGCTGGGATGGGGCGCGGACTTTCCCGACCCGGACAACTTCATGAATCTGTTCACCTCGACCAGCGGCAACAATCACCTGAACTGGGGCAATGATGAATACGACCGGCTGATCCGGCAGGGCGCGGCGGAACGCGATCCCCAAAAGCGCCGGGCCATCTACGACGCGGCGCAGAAGATCCTCACCGAAACCGACGCGCCGCTCATCTCGCTCTTCGGACTCACGCACAACGTGCTGGTCAAGCCCTACGTCAAAGGTCTTCATCTGAACGCGATGGAACTGCTGTACCTGAAGCACGTGCGGTTGGAAAAGGACGCCGCCTGA
- a CDS encoding NADH-ubiquinone oxidoreductase-F iron-sulfur binding region domain-containing protein — MTVAEATESQATGQEKGTIKITVCMSLSGQAEGAKDVYAEFQKLIDEHQGSAELSERGGCEMGQVGCRGYCSRDVLVDVYVPGQPRVTYERVKVANVPQIFKDHVLGGKPFAKLAAKPDYYETLEKQARVALKNGGNIDPESIDDYIKVGGYETLKKVMTTMTPEQVRKEIRRSGLRGKGGGGFFTGDKWEKTANAPGERKYIMVNGDEGNPASYMDRSIMEGCPHQVLEGLLIGAYAIGATDGIIYTRSDYSIAVRRLNMALEAARERGFLGKNILGTDFSIDFYVHEGMEAFIGGESTALMSSVEGKRPFPKAQPPHSSEKGVFGYPTNLNNAETWATVTEIMKQGADWYLSMGPENSPGCKVWAIAGNLKYAGLMEFDMNTTVGEIINDYCGGILKKKDLKVVHIGGVTGGFLPPEKLDTKTDYESLIEAGAIMGQASLSAYDNSACVIDLTRFSIGFNESETCGKCTPCRIGLTLIKNMLDDIAEGRGKMEYLDKLQGMCEEINVTSLCGLGETAVKSVLSGLRYFRKEYERHIVDQVCDAAMCTGLYRYVVKEDECVACGACIKPCPTGAITGGTKKVSAHIDMDLCINCNACYQACNFLAIA, encoded by the coding sequence ATGACGGTTGCGGAAGCGACAGAATCTCAGGCCACCGGGCAGGAAAAAGGGACCATCAAGATCACGGTCTGCATGAGCCTCAGTGGTCAGGCCGAGGGGGCCAAGGACGTTTACGCGGAATTTCAGAAACTGATCGACGAGCATCAGGGCTCGGCGGAGTTGTCCGAGCGCGGCGGTTGCGAAATGGGCCAGGTCGGATGCCGTGGTTATTGCAGTCGCGACGTGCTGGTGGACGTGTACGTGCCGGGTCAGCCGCGCGTTACTTACGAACGCGTGAAGGTCGCCAACGTTCCGCAGATTTTCAAGGACCACGTGCTGGGCGGCAAACCGTTTGCCAAGCTCGCGGCCAAGCCGGATTACTATGAAACGCTGGAGAAGCAGGCGCGGGTCGCGTTGAAGAATGGGGGCAACATCGATCCGGAAAGCATCGATGACTATATCAAGGTCGGCGGTTATGAAACCTTGAAAAAAGTGATGACCACCATGACGCCGGAACAGGTGCGCAAGGAAATCCGGCGCTCCGGTCTGCGCGGCAAGGGCGGCGGCGGATTCTTCACCGGCGACAAATGGGAAAAAACGGCAAACGCCCCGGGCGAGCGCAAGTACATCATGGTCAACGGCGACGAGGGCAACCCGGCGTCGTACATGGACCGCAGTATCATGGAAGGCTGTCCGCACCAGGTGCTGGAAGGTCTGCTGATCGGCGCGTACGCCATCGGCGCCACCGACGGCATCATCTACACCCGCTCGGACTACTCGATCGCCGTGCGCCGCCTGAACATGGCGCTGGAAGCGGCGCGCGAGCGCGGGTTCCTCGGCAAAAATATTCTGGGCACGGATTTCAGCATCGACTTTTACGTGCATGAAGGCATGGAAGCGTTTATCGGGGGCGAGTCGACGGCGCTCATGTCTTCCGTCGAAGGCAAACGCCCGTTCCCGAAAGCCCAGCCGCCGCATTCTTCCGAAAAGGGCGTCTTCGGCTACCCGACGAACCTGAACAACGCCGAGACCTGGGCGACGGTCACCGAGATCATGAAGCAGGGCGCGGACTGGTACCTGTCGATGGGTCCGGAGAATTCTCCGGGTTGTAAGGTTTGGGCCATCGCCGGCAACCTGAAATACGCCGGACTGATGGAATTCGACATGAACACCACCGTGGGCGAGATCATCAACGATTACTGCGGCGGCATTCTGAAGAAGAAGGACCTCAAGGTGGTGCACATCGGCGGTGTCACCGGCGGCTTCCTGCCCCCGGAAAAACTCGACACCAAGACCGACTACGAAAGCCTCATCGAGGCGGGCGCCATCATGGGTCAGGCCAGCCTGTCGGCGTACGACAACTCGGCCTGCGTCATCGACCTCACCCGTTTCTCCATCGGCTTCAACGAGTCGGAGACCTGCGGCAAGTGCACGCCGTGCCGTATCGGGCTGACGCTCATCAAGAACATGCTGGACGACATTGCCGAAGGCCGCGGCAAGATGGAGTACCTCGACAAACTGCAGGGCATGTGCGAGGAGATCAACGTCACCTCGCTGTGCGGCCTGGGTGAGACGGCGGTCAAATCGGTTCTCAGCGGACTGCGTTACTTCCGCAAGGAGTACGAGCGGCATATCGTCGATCAGGTGTGCGACGCGGCGATGTGTACCGGGCTGTACCGCTACGTGGTCAAGGAAGACGAGTGTGTGGCCTGCGGCGCGTGCATCAAGCCGTGCCCGACGGGCGCGATCACCGGCGGCACGAAGAAGGTCTCGGCGCACATTGACATGGACCTGTGCATCAACTGCAACGCCTGCTACCAGGCCTGCAACTTCCTGGCGATCGCCTGA
- a CDS encoding leucyl aminopeptidase, producing MIKTSVKTDDVRKHKTECLIVLCPEKKPAGVVKEIDSLLNGAISAAYKAKRFEGKPNQTCSLNVMGLLGAQQLILVGLGKIKDIKEDQLRQAAGTGVKLAEKSRYKKIALHLPEGDAGKLAKSKKDKYGNPVGHALAEGAHLALYHFDAYKQKDEDDPPSRIQEIVFLVGPKAKVPAFQKGVQSAEKLAEAVMTTRDLMTHPGNTATPSYLADQAKKLARKHRFTCRVLEKKDMQQKKMGALLGVARGSHEPPKFIIMEYFGGKKSQAPVVIVGKGITFDTGGISLKPPASMDEMKFDMSGGAVAIGTLAAVASLKLPVNVIGLVPATENMPGGSAIKPGDILTASNGKTIEVLNTDAEGRLILSDALVYAQKYKPRAVIDLATLTGAVIVALGHAATAVVGTDDKLIQHLIDSGTETGERLWQLPLYDEFEKALKSDIADLKNIAGAGVGAGTITAAAFLKQFVGDFPWAHLDIAGTAWGSEEKPYVPKGGSGVGVRLLVHYLKNL from the coding sequence ATGATCAAAACCAGTGTCAAAACGGACGATGTGCGAAAACACAAAACCGAATGCCTGATCGTGCTCTGCCCGGAGAAAAAACCCGCAGGCGTGGTGAAAGAGATCGACAGCCTGCTGAACGGCGCCATCTCCGCCGCGTACAAGGCCAAGCGCTTTGAAGGCAAACCCAACCAGACCTGCTCGCTCAACGTGATGGGGCTTTTGGGCGCACAACAATTGATCCTGGTGGGTCTCGGCAAGATCAAGGACATCAAGGAAGACCAATTGCGCCAGGCGGCGGGAACCGGCGTGAAGCTCGCCGAGAAATCGCGGTACAAAAAAATCGCCCTGCACCTGCCGGAAGGCGATGCGGGCAAGCTGGCTAAATCCAAAAAGGACAAGTACGGCAACCCCGTCGGCCACGCGCTGGCGGAAGGCGCGCACCTCGCGCTCTATCACTTCGACGCTTATAAGCAGAAAGACGAAGACGACCCGCCCAGCAGAATCCAGGAGATCGTGTTTCTCGTCGGGCCCAAGGCGAAAGTGCCTGCATTCCAGAAGGGCGTGCAGTCGGCGGAAAAGCTGGCGGAGGCGGTCATGACCACGCGCGACCTCATGACGCATCCCGGCAACACCGCCACGCCAAGCTACCTCGCCGACCAGGCGAAGAAGCTGGCGCGCAAGCACAGGTTCACCTGCCGCGTGCTCGAAAAGAAAGACATGCAACAGAAGAAGATGGGCGCGCTCTTGGGTGTGGCGCGCGGCAGTCACGAACCGCCGAAGTTCATCATCATGGAATACTTCGGCGGTAAAAAAAGCCAGGCCCCGGTGGTGATCGTCGGCAAGGGCATCACCTTCGACACCGGCGGCATCTCGCTGAAACCGCCGGCCAGCATGGACGAGATGAAGTTCGACATGTCCGGCGGCGCGGTGGCCATCGGCACTCTTGCGGCCGTTGCCAGCCTGAAACTGCCGGTCAACGTGATCGGCCTGGTGCCGGCAACGGAAAACATGCCCGGCGGCTCGGCCATCAAGCCCGGCGACATCCTCACCGCTTCCAACGGCAAGACCATCGAGGTGCTGAACACCGACGCCGAGGGGCGGCTGATTTTGTCCGATGCGCTGGTGTACGCGCAAAAATACAAACCGCGCGCGGTGATCGATCTCGCAACCTTAACCGGTGCGGTGATCGTGGCCTTGGGGCACGCCGCCACCGCCGTGGTCGGCACCGACGACAAGCTGATCCAGCACCTCATCGACAGCGGCACGGAGACCGGCGAACGCCTGTGGCAACTGCCGTTGTATGATGAATTCGAAAAAGCCCTCAAAAGCGACATCGCCGACCTCAAAAACATCGCCGGTGCGGGTGTCGGTGCGGGCACCATCACCGCCGCCGCGTTCCTCAAACAGTTCGTCGGCGACTTTCCGTGGGCGCACCTCGACATCGCCGGCACCGCCTGGGGATCCGAAGAAAAACCCTATGTGCCGAAAGGCGGCTCCGGTGTGGGCGTTCGTCTCTTGGTGCACTATCTGAAAAATCTCTGA
- a CDS encoding tetratricopeptide repeat protein, with the protein MPRFLNKKRIALFFGFLILLGLPFTIIRDLPVEIETDTRELNPYKEPEDPAAAYLHKASDNYFYREFDAAADNYMKAIAIFEDRQDWPRVATTYESLGDLYVWANRSGDAEKSYLTAVKFHTQNNDVLGQATALKDIADMYSKLENLEESESWYLKSLAVLKEEKINRVFGNVHENLGQLYWKMERTTEAMESFMHARDTYGALNYRMGYDHMENVLKRLQRGGESTHNHNVPDSVKNPYHNPPPAHP; encoded by the coding sequence ATGCCCCGGTTTCTGAACAAAAAACGAATCGCCCTCTTTTTCGGGTTTTTGATTCTGCTCGGCCTGCCGTTCACCATCATCCGCGACCTGCCTGTCGAGATCGAAACCGACACCCGCGAGCTGAACCCCTACAAGGAACCGGAAGACCCCGCCGCCGCGTATCTGCACAAGGCTTCGGACAATTATTTTTACCGCGAGTTCGACGCCGCCGCCGACAATTACATGAAAGCCATCGCCATCTTCGAAGATCGGCAGGACTGGCCCCGCGTGGCGACCACATACGAGTCGCTGGGCGATCTGTACGTGTGGGCGAACCGTTCCGGTGACGCCGAAAAAAGCTACCTCACCGCCGTCAAGTTCCACACGCAGAACAACGATGTGCTCGGCCAGGCCACGGCGCTCAAGGACATCGCCGACATGTACAGCAAGCTGGAGAATCTGGAGGAATCGGAAAGCTGGTACCTGAAATCGCTCGCGGTGCTGAAGGAGGAGAAGATCAATCGCGTCTTCGGCAACGTGCACGAAAACCTGGGCCAGTTGTATTGGAAGATGGAACGCACCACCGAAGCGATGGAATCCTTCATGCACGCGCGCGACACCTACGGCGCGCTCAATTACCGGATGGGATACGACCACATGGAAAACGTGCTGAAACGCCTGCAACGGGGCGGCGAGTCCACGCACAACCACAACGTGCCCGACAGCGTGAAAAACCCTTACCACAATCCACCCCCGGCACACCCGTGA
- the ychF gene encoding redox-regulated ATPase YchF, with translation MGFTCGLVGLPNVGKSVIFNALTKTQAESGSYAFTTVEANVGVVEVPDPRLETINQLVEAKKKTPTTLQFVDIAGLVKGSSRGEGLGNKFLGNIREVDAIAHIVRCFDDPNVMHVHPKVDPAYDIDVINMELIVADMETLEKRTVKLEKTAKSGDKDAKWQLELIQKLMSTLEEEKPARFLPLATVQEERFVKSLNLLTTKPVLYVCNIDDPASADDNPHVKATKEIAQKEGAPVVVLAGKLEMEIMEIDDPEEQRVFMEEMGLKETGLHHMINEGYQLLDLCTFFTVGEKENRAWTVRKNSKAPQAAGKIHSDIERGFIRAEVFHFDDLVKYKSEHAVKEAGKMRLEGKEYIVKDGDILHFRFNV, from the coding sequence ATGGGATTCACCTGCGGCCTCGTCGGCCTGCCCAACGTCGGCAAATCGGTCATCTTCAACGCCCTCACCAAAACCCAGGCGGAGTCCGGCAGTTACGCCTTCACCACGGTGGAAGCCAACGTCGGTGTGGTGGAGGTGCCCGATCCGCGCCTCGAAACCATCAACCAACTGGTCGAGGCCAAAAAGAAAACGCCGACCACGCTCCAGTTCGTGGACATCGCGGGGCTGGTGAAAGGTTCGTCGCGCGGCGAGGGTCTCGGCAATAAATTCCTCGGCAACATCCGCGAGGTGGACGCCATCGCCCACATCGTGCGTTGTTTCGATGATCCCAACGTCATGCACGTGCATCCCAAGGTGGACCCGGCCTACGACATCGACGTCATCAACATGGAGTTGATCGTCGCCGACATGGAGACGCTGGAGAAGCGCACGGTGAAGTTGGAGAAGACCGCCAAGAGCGGCGACAAGGACGCCAAGTGGCAGTTGGAGTTGATCCAGAAGCTGATGAGTACGCTGGAAGAAGAGAAGCCCGCGCGCTTCCTGCCGCTTGCCACCGTGCAGGAAGAGCGCTTCGTCAAGTCGCTCAACCTGCTCACCACCAAGCCCGTGCTCTACGTGTGCAACATCGACGATCCCGCGAGCGCCGACGACAACCCCCACGTGAAGGCCACGAAAGAGATCGCGCAGAAGGAAGGCGCGCCGGTGGTCGTGCTGGCGGGCAAGCTGGAGATGGAAATCATGGAGATCGACGACCCGGAAGAACAGCGGGTGTTCATGGAAGAGATGGGTCTCAAGGAAACGGGATTGCACCACATGATCAACGAAGGCTACCAGCTTCTGGACCTCTGCACGTTCTTCACCGTCGGCGAAAAGGAAAACCGCGCCTGGACCGTGCGCAAAAATTCGAAGGCGCCGCAGGCGGCGGGCAAGATCCATTCCGACATCGAACGCGGATTCATCCGCGCCGAAGTGTTTCACTTCGACGACCTGGTGAAGTACAAGTCCGAGCACGCCGTCAAGGAAGCGGGCAAGATGCGCCTCGAGGGCAAGGAATACATCGTGAAGGACGGCGACATCCTGCATTTCCGCTTCAACGTTTAA